In Listeria monocytogenes, the following proteins share a genomic window:
- a CDS encoding SDR family oxidoreductase produces MKKYVVITGASSGIGYATAKQFAKHKKNLILIARREANLLKLKNEIEKEVPEIEVLIKAIDLTKIDRLEKLFSELDLYFIETWINNAGLGYYSEVKNQSLTKTLQLLHLNIEALTVLSVLYVRKYHDQSGTQLINVSSAGGYTMVPAAATYCASKFYVSSFTEALSLELRESDSPLQAKVLAPAATKTEFGQKANNVSDYDYDKKFNNYHTSDEMAQFLLDLYDSDKIVGMIDRTTFSLTLTENLFSYANQASFNQK; encoded by the coding sequence ATGAAAAAATATGTTGTCATCACAGGCGCGAGTTCCGGTATTGGCTATGCTACCGCTAAACAGTTTGCAAAACACAAAAAAAATCTCATCTTAATTGCCAGAAGAGAAGCTAATTTGTTGAAGTTGAAAAATGAGATTGAGAAGGAAGTACCCGAAATTGAAGTCCTAATCAAAGCGATTGATTTAACAAAAATAGACCGTTTAGAGAAATTATTTTCTGAATTGGATCTTTATTTCATTGAAACATGGATAAATAATGCTGGTCTAGGATATTATAGTGAAGTTAAAAACCAGAGCCTAACTAAGACTTTACAACTTCTTCATTTGAATATTGAAGCATTAACAGTTCTATCAGTCTTGTATGTTAGAAAGTATCATGACCAATCAGGTACACAACTAATTAATGTTTCTTCAGCAGGCGGCTATACGATGGTTCCTGCCGCAGCAACTTATTGTGCTAGTAAATTCTATGTTAGTTCCTTTACTGAAGCATTAAGTTTGGAATTACGAGAAAGCGATTCGCCACTTCAAGCAAAAGTATTAGCACCAGCTGCTACCAAAACCGAATTTGGACAAAAAGCAAATAATGTAAGCGACTATGACTATGACAAAAAATTTAATAATTATCATACAAGTGATGAAATGGCCCAATTCTTATTAGATTTGTATGACAGCGACAAAATTGTCGGCATGATTGATAGGACAACATTCTCCCTAACTTTAACTGAAAATTTGTTTTCTTACGCAAACCAAGCCTCATTTAATCAAAAATAA
- a CDS encoding MerR family transcriptional regulator, protein MNYTIGAFSKEVELSIDTLRYYEKEKLILPKRNEINRRIYDSSDITWINFIKKLKQTGMPIKNIKEYAKLRYLGDQTIEQRMTLLYRQYDILVEKREETELYTQFLLNKIDIYKEMLSERDIK, encoded by the coding sequence GTGAATTACACAATTGGTGCATTTTCAAAAGAAGTGGAGTTATCAATTGATACATTACGATATTATGAAAAAGAAAAACTAATTTTACCAAAAAGAAATGAGATCAACCGTAGAATTTATGATAGTTCGGATATTACTTGGATTAATTTCATAAAAAAATTAAAACAGACAGGCATGCCAATTAAAAATATTAAGGAATATGCAAAACTTCGGTATCTGGGAGATCAAACCATCGAGCAACGTATGACTTTGTTATATAGGCAATATGATATTTTAGTTGAGAAAAGGGAAGAAACTGAGCTATATACCCAGTTTCTACTAAATAAAATAGATATTTATAAGGAAATGTTGAGTGAACGAGATATTAAATAA
- a CDS encoding carbonic anhydrase has translation MTKEKVLWGYDEKTGPEMWGHICSDFEIAHTGKAQSPVDIEQADVVKLKPSTMKFYYKETDYTIRRIEQSVHVFPHDKEQGLRFNGEYYPLVSFHAHIPAEHLLDGYIYPIEWHFVHEKPDGTTLVMSAWMEIDNTNNVEFKDLPTYFPEVFADFETEREITLDVNEFMPEERVFYTYQGSRTTPPTVEGVTWIVLKNAKTLGQEDFTEFEKAIGNTSRPVQDLNGREITFYN, from the coding sequence ATGACTAAGGAGAAAGTGTTATGGGGTTACGATGAGAAGACTGGGCCAGAAATGTGGGGGCATATCTGCTCTGACTTTGAAATCGCACATACTGGAAAGGCACAATCGCCGGTAGATATTGAACAAGCTGACGTTGTGAAATTAAAACCATCAACAATGAAATTTTACTATAAAGAAACAGACTATACGATTAGAAGAATTGAGCAATCGGTGCATGTTTTTCCGCATGACAAAGAACAAGGGTTACGCTTTAACGGCGAGTATTATCCGCTTGTATCATTCCATGCACATATTCCGGCTGAGCATTTGCTTGACGGTTATATATATCCGATTGAATGGCATTTTGTTCATGAAAAACCAGACGGCACAACACTTGTTATGAGTGCTTGGATGGAAATTGATAATACAAACAATGTCGAATTCAAAGATTTACCAACCTATTTCCCAGAAGTGTTCGCTGATTTTGAAACAGAACGGGAAATTACTTTGGATGTAAATGAATTTATGCCAGAAGAACGTGTTTTCTATACATACCAAGGTTCACGGACGACACCACCAACCGTGGAAGGCGTAACTTGGATCGTGTTAAAAAATGCGAAGACACTTGGTCAAGAAGATTTCACTGAATTTGAAAAAGCAATTGGTAATACAAGTCGACCAGTACAAGATTTAAATGGTCGTGAAATTACTTTTTACAATTAA
- a CDS encoding HD domain-containing protein encodes MYEKARQMMIEAHSGQVRKITGEPYFSHPLNVARILRRAGFREEVVVAGLLHDAVEDTEMTDADIRATFGDEVADLVASHTENKTLSWEERKAHTIEQVRTGNLEEKALIVADKLDNLTSVKYALSSEGKSVWSYFKRGYDLQKWYNQGIKNNMEYGLNPSEIPPFFDEYARLVKWIFKK; translated from the coding sequence ATGTATGAAAAAGCGAGACAGATGATGATTGAAGCGCATAGTGGCCAAGTTCGCAAAATTACTGGCGAGCCTTATTTTTCGCACCCTTTAAACGTAGCGAGAATTTTGCGCCGCGCTGGTTTTCGCGAAGAAGTTGTTGTCGCGGGATTACTGCACGATGCCGTTGAGGATACGGAAATGACCGATGCCGATATTCGCGCAACATTTGGTGATGAAGTAGCTGATTTAGTAGCGTCTCATACAGAAAATAAAACCTTATCCTGGGAAGAACGTAAAGCGCACACAATCGAACAAGTGCGCACCGGAAATTTAGAAGAAAAAGCGTTAATCGTGGCGGATAAGCTAGACAATTTAACTTCCGTCAAATATGCCTTAAGCTCAGAAGGAAAGTCTGTCTGGAGCTATTTTAAACGCGGCTATGATCTGCAAAAATGGTACAACCAAGGGATTAAAAATAATATGGAATACGGATTAAATCCATCTGAAATCCCTCCATTTTTTGATGAATATGCGCGACTTGTGAAGTGGATTTTTAAGAAGTAA
- a CDS encoding ROK family protein produces MVYGAIEAGGTKFVVAIGEKSGKIIKRESYPTTEPAETMKAVIQFFKQYEDELKAIGIGSFGPIDIRKSSTTYGYITQTPKLAWRNYDIVGAMKKEFNVPIGFTTDVNAAALGEVSLGAAAGLDSCIYLTIGTGIGGGAVVSGKILEGFSHPEMGHIMVRRHKRDRFTGSCPSHSDCLEGLAAGGAIEKRWGQKAAELADNEEVWNLEAHYIAQALMNYTLILSPERIVLGGGVMKQRQLFPLVRQKLKALVNNYVQLPDLEEYIVPPKLEDDAGITGCVLLAVDAEESN; encoded by the coding sequence ATGGTTTATGGAGCAATTGAAGCAGGCGGAACTAAGTTTGTTGTAGCAATCGGAGAAAAGTCAGGGAAAATTATTAAGCGCGAGAGCTACCCGACAACGGAGCCAGCAGAAACAATGAAAGCAGTCATTCAATTTTTTAAACAGTATGAGGATGAATTAAAAGCAATTGGGATTGGCTCATTTGGACCGATTGATATTCGGAAATCAAGTACTACATACGGTTATATCACGCAAACACCAAAACTTGCATGGCGCAATTATGATATCGTTGGTGCAATGAAAAAAGAATTTAATGTACCTATTGGTTTTACGACGGATGTTAATGCAGCCGCTTTAGGAGAGGTAAGTTTAGGCGCGGCAGCAGGTTTGGATAGTTGTATTTATTTAACGATCGGAACAGGAATCGGTGGTGGAGCGGTTGTTTCCGGTAAAATTCTCGAAGGTTTCTCTCACCCAGAAATGGGACATATTATGGTGCGCCGTCATAAGCGTGACCGTTTCACAGGCAGCTGCCCGAGTCATAGCGACTGTTTAGAAGGTCTCGCAGCAGGTGGAGCAATTGAAAAACGTTGGGGTCAAAAAGCGGCAGAACTTGCGGATAATGAAGAAGTGTGGAATTTAGAAGCGCATTATATCGCGCAAGCTTTAATGAATTATACACTTATCCTATCCCCAGAAAGAATCGTGTTAGGTGGAGGCGTCATGAAACAACGCCAACTTTTCCCACTTGTCCGTCAAAAATTGAAGGCACTCGTGAATAATTATGTGCAATTGCCGGATTTAGAAGAATATATCGTTCCTCCAAAACTAGAAGATGATGCTGGGATAACTGGCTGTGTCTTACTAGCAGTGGATGCTGAAGAGTCCAATTAA
- a CDS encoding nitronate monooxygenase, translating to MSITNLLNIKYPIIQGAMAQIAKAPLVAAVSNAGGLGIIASGGMTADMLREEIQKTKALTDKPFGVNLMLMMTNIAELTEVIIEEKVGIVTTGAGTPKTFMPIWKEAGIIVIPVVPSVMIAKRMEKMGADAVIAEGTEAGGHVGETTTMALLPQIVDAVTIPVIGAGGIADGRGIVAALALGAKGVQIGTRFLATDECPVHPDFKAAVIKASDRDTMVTGRKAGAPVRSIKNKMIKEYIRLEEENADRDTLEELTLGSLRKAVQEGDTDNGSVMAGQIAGLITEIKPCKDVIEEMMTEAKNVIAGLEL from the coding sequence ATGTCCATTACGAACTTATTAAATATTAAATATCCGATTATCCAAGGTGCGATGGCTCAAATTGCCAAAGCTCCACTTGTAGCCGCTGTGTCTAATGCAGGCGGTTTAGGAATTATCGCTTCTGGCGGAATGACTGCCGACATGCTACGCGAAGAAATCCAAAAAACAAAAGCACTGACAGATAAACCATTTGGCGTCAACTTAATGCTAATGATGACCAATATTGCCGAATTAACCGAAGTAATTATTGAAGAAAAAGTGGGAATCGTTACAACCGGAGCGGGAACGCCAAAAACGTTCATGCCAATTTGGAAAGAAGCTGGAATTATCGTGATTCCCGTTGTCCCATCCGTGATGATTGCTAAGCGTATGGAAAAAATGGGCGCAGATGCAGTTATCGCAGAAGGAACAGAAGCAGGCGGACACGTCGGCGAAACAACAACAATGGCACTTTTACCTCAAATCGTGGATGCTGTAACTATTCCAGTCATTGGCGCAGGAGGAATTGCAGATGGGCGTGGAATCGTCGCAGCGCTAGCTCTAGGTGCAAAAGGCGTCCAAATCGGTACACGCTTCCTAGCAACCGATGAATGTCCAGTACACCCGGACTTCAAAGCAGCCGTGATTAAAGCTTCCGACCGCGACACAATGGTTACCGGTCGAAAAGCAGGCGCACCAGTCCGCTCGATTAAAAACAAAATGATCAAAGAATACATCCGTTTAGAAGAAGAAAACGCCGATCGCGACACGTTAGAAGAGCTAACTTTAGGTTCTTTACGAAAAGCAGTACAAGAAGGCGACACAGACAACGGCTCTGTCATGGCCGGTCAAATCGCTGGCTTAATTACAGAAATCAAACCTTGTAAAGATGTTATCGAAGAAATGATGACAGAGGCTAAGAATGTGATTGCTGGGTTAGAATTATAA
- a CDS encoding VOC family protein, which yields MSFAVPYLVFNGEGQDALTFYADVFQAEISSVQRFKEMNNFDGDAVFGERLMHSRLAKNGEEFIYITDAPYDGFTIGNRVTILINFETEDDIKYAYEVLSATGKVEMELQVAFWGSTYAQVTDRFGVFWQLNFG from the coding sequence ATGTCTTTTGCAGTTCCTTACTTAGTTTTTAACGGAGAAGGTCAAGATGCGCTAACATTTTATGCGGATGTGTTTCAAGCTGAGATTTCAAGCGTTCAGCGTTTTAAAGAGATGAACAATTTTGATGGCGATGCCGTTTTTGGTGAGCGATTGATGCATAGTCGTTTAGCAAAAAACGGCGAAGAATTTATTTATATTACCGATGCGCCTTATGATGGTTTTACAATTGGCAATCGGGTGACGATCTTGATCAATTTTGAAACAGAGGATGATATTAAGTACGCCTATGAAGTTTTGAGTGCTACGGGCAAAGTGGAGATGGAGTTGCAAGTGGCGTTCTGGGGTTCGACTTATGCGCAAGTTACGGACCGGTTTGGGGTGTTTTGGCAGCTTAATTTTGGGTGA
- a CDS encoding cation-translocating P-type ATPase — translation MLWVKESIEQLLSKLHTNLDTGLTKEQVKQKHAEFGTNEFEEGKKESLLQKIGHHLVEITTIVLLFAAAISAYLAITTGYGWAKVVVILGIVVLNMVLGIYQENSAEKALAALQSMNAHLTTVVRDGVRMQVDATELVPGDIIEIVAGDMIPADARIISSSSLQVEESALTGESVPVEKDANAVVSEKAPIGDRLNMLYSGCLVTNGRATAVVVEIGMETEMGKIAGLLNSTSKLMTPLQLRLKELAKRLSIVALLAGILIFIIDVYVYGETIIETLMIAISLAVAAVPETLPVIVTLTLAYGVQNMVRKNTIIRRIPAVETIGNTSVICSDKTGTLTQNKMIIQQIWAADHTPIKATAEFDTAEQKVLEMLSLSSNATIDVTDGEETIIGDPTESAIIRLLEEKGTTKKALEAKYPRVFELPFDSDRKLMTTIHQVEDGFLSITKGAFDRIPVNFSEAFLAEAERVHDSFAEDALRVLVVAYKKYPEMPTDLSSEALETDLTFAGMVGMIDPPRPESKAAVLAAKKAGIKTVMITGDHIVTASAIAKEIGILTDGDKAITGAELAEMSEADLERNIRDYAVYARVSPEDKIRIVKAWQKNGEIVTMTGDGVNDAPALKAADVGAAMGITGTDVSKNAADMVITDDNFATIVDAVKEGRTAYENIRKTIYFLLSTNFSQIFIMLIAIILGWGAPVVAVQLLLINVVSDGIPGFFLSREKADDSIMERKPIPKNAGIFANGLGKKMATQAVVFTIVTLAGFYIGQFVTINNSIGASYEVGMTMAFVILAWSSVAHIFNVRSDKSIFTIGFLSNRGLFFSAICSMLIILGLAIIPPLANMFFLVEMSLTHWILAFILSMFPLLFVEIQKLIQRKRAKA, via the coding sequence ATGCTTTGGGTAAAAGAGTCAATTGAGCAACTTCTCAGCAAACTACACACGAATTTAGACACAGGGTTAACGAAAGAACAAGTGAAACAAAAACATGCAGAGTTCGGGACGAATGAATTTGAAGAGGGGAAGAAAGAATCACTTCTTCAAAAAATTGGTCACCATTTAGTTGAAATTACGACGATTGTGTTGCTTTTTGCAGCGGCGATTTCCGCTTATTTAGCAATTACAACCGGTTATGGTTGGGCGAAAGTGGTTGTTATTTTAGGGATTGTCGTGTTGAATATGGTGCTCGGCATTTACCAGGAAAACAGCGCCGAGAAAGCACTTGCTGCATTACAAAGTATGAATGCGCATTTAACGACGGTTGTTCGTGATGGTGTGCGGATGCAAGTGGACGCAACGGAATTAGTGCCAGGGGATATTATTGAAATCGTTGCAGGAGACATGATTCCTGCAGATGCACGGATTATTTCTAGTAGCAGTTTGCAAGTCGAGGAATCTGCGTTAACTGGCGAAAGTGTTCCAGTTGAAAAAGACGCAAATGCGGTTGTTTCGGAAAAAGCACCAATTGGCGACCGGCTGAATATGCTTTACTCAGGCTGTCTTGTAACAAATGGTCGTGCAACAGCGGTTGTCGTAGAAATTGGTATGGAAACAGAGATGGGGAAAATTGCTGGACTTTTAAACAGCACCTCAAAACTGATGACGCCTTTACAACTTCGCTTAAAAGAATTAGCAAAACGACTTAGTATTGTAGCACTTTTAGCAGGTATTTTAATTTTTATCATTGATGTATATGTTTACGGTGAAACGATTATTGAAACGTTGATGATCGCGATTTCTCTAGCTGTAGCAGCAGTTCCTGAGACGTTGCCAGTTATTGTGACATTAACACTTGCTTATGGGGTTCAAAATATGGTGCGGAAAAATACGATCATCCGCCGAATTCCTGCAGTAGAAACAATCGGAAATACGTCAGTTATTTGTTCTGATAAAACAGGAACATTAACGCAAAATAAAATGATTATCCAGCAAATTTGGGCAGCAGACCACACACCGATAAAAGCAACAGCTGAATTTGATACTGCAGAACAAAAAGTATTAGAAATGTTGAGCCTTTCCAGTAACGCGACGATTGATGTAACAGACGGCGAAGAAACCATTATTGGTGATCCAACCGAAAGTGCAATTATCCGACTACTGGAAGAAAAAGGAACAACGAAAAAAGCATTGGAAGCCAAATATCCACGCGTGTTCGAACTTCCTTTTGACTCAGATAGAAAGTTAATGACGACAATTCACCAAGTAGAAGACGGCTTTCTTTCCATTACAAAAGGTGCTTTTGACCGAATTCCCGTAAACTTTTCCGAGGCGTTTTTAGCGGAAGCGGAGCGGGTGCATGACAGTTTTGCGGAGGATGCACTTAGGGTGTTAGTTGTTGCCTATAAAAAATATCCGGAAATGCCGACAGACTTGTCTAGTGAGGCGCTTGAGACGGACTTAACGTTCGCGGGGATGGTTGGAATGATTGACCCACCGAGACCGGAAAGTAAAGCGGCTGTGTTAGCGGCGAAAAAAGCGGGTATTAAGACTGTAATGATTACTGGTGACCATATTGTAACGGCATCAGCAATTGCAAAAGAAATTGGTATTCTAACGGATGGGGACAAAGCGATTACTGGAGCAGAGCTTGCTGAAATGTCAGAAGCAGATCTGGAGAGAAACATTCGAGATTATGCGGTTTACGCTCGTGTTAGTCCAGAAGATAAAATTCGAATCGTTAAAGCTTGGCAGAAAAATGGTGAAATTGTCACGATGACAGGTGATGGTGTAAATGATGCGCCGGCTCTAAAAGCAGCAGATGTTGGAGCAGCAATGGGGATTACTGGAACAGATGTATCTAAAAACGCTGCAGATATGGTTATAACCGACGATAATTTTGCAACGATTGTAGATGCAGTCAAAGAAGGGCGTACAGCCTATGAGAATATCCGCAAAACGATTTACTTTTTACTAAGTACAAACTTTTCTCAAATTTTCATTATGTTAATTGCGATTATTCTTGGCTGGGGCGCGCCGGTTGTAGCTGTTCAGTTGCTATTAATCAACGTTGTGTCTGATGGGATTCCAGGCTTCTTCTTAAGTCGTGAAAAGGCAGATGACTCGATTATGGAGCGTAAGCCAATTCCAAAAAATGCAGGGATCTTTGCGAATGGACTTGGCAAGAAAATGGCGACACAAGCGGTTGTCTTTACGATTGTGACACTTGCAGGATTTTATATCGGACAGTTTGTAACGATTAATAATTCGATTGGTGCAAGTTATGAAGTAGGGATGACAATGGCGTTTGTTATTCTAGCATGGTCATCTGTTGCACATATTTTCAACGTAAGAAGTGATAAGTCGATTTTCACTATCGGATTTTTATCTAACCGTGGCTTGTTCTTTAGCGCGATTTGTTCGATGCTGATTATTTTAGGACTTGCGATTATTCCACCACTAGCAAACATGTTCTTCTTAGTAGAAATGAGCTTGACGCACTGGATTCTCGCATTCATCCTCTCGATGTTCCCACTCCTATTCGTAGAAATTCAAAAGCTTATTCAGCGAAAAAGAGCAAAAGCTTGA
- a CDS encoding GNAT family N-acetyltransferase, whose protein sequence is MIRQAKKSDAPKIAPLLLVIWKDMELPILEVETEEAITNALIEAIQTEDYRYSYRHLHVYEKDGDIAGVLAGYPGEIEPEIDRAWNAIAKKHGITYDEPIFVDKETFPGEWYLDSIVTNEKYRGHGVGTALLAKLTEIAAADGEKVVGLNCDKGNPHAKRLYERLGFHVTGETTLSGHEYEHMQK, encoded by the coding sequence TTGATTCGACAAGCGAAAAAATCAGACGCGCCAAAAATTGCGCCCCTTTTACTAGTTATATGGAAAGATATGGAATTACCTATTTTAGAAGTAGAGACGGAAGAAGCGATTACAAATGCGCTAATCGAAGCGATTCAGACAGAAGATTATCGTTATAGTTATAGACATCTGCATGTCTATGAGAAAGATGGAGATATAGCAGGAGTTCTGGCAGGGTATCCTGGTGAAATCGAACCTGAAATCGACCGTGCTTGGAATGCGATTGCGAAGAAACACGGCATCACATACGACGAACCAATTTTTGTTGATAAAGAAACATTCCCTGGCGAATGGTACTTAGATTCAATCGTAACAAACGAAAAATATCGCGGTCATGGTGTTGGAACAGCGCTTCTTGCTAAATTAACAGAAATTGCTGCAGCAGATGGTGAAAAAGTAGTAGGATTAAATTGCGACAAAGGAAACCCGCATGCTAAGCGGCTATATGAACGTTTAGGATTTCATGTAACTGGTGAAACCACACTTAGCGGTCACGAATATGAACACATGCAAAAATAA
- a CDS encoding transmembrane domain-containing protein, giving the protein MKKIIFTVVMSLVLVLAGCADVTNTVKVDKKGEATISFDIDISSVAGIFASSYSDEVESKLKEAGFTVDKKSNTSYHIEKKLDKNETTKSDMKPEDFGVKITNSKSFFTQKIKVDADIDIEKIWKKEMADVPFPKEILSQVDYTFILDLPISSIGENNAKSVDGGKLTWDVPLDKKSEMYFEVTVPNVKNIAIVGGILLVAIIGLLIYLIKRHRKKKKQL; this is encoded by the coding sequence ATGAAAAAAATCATATTCACCGTAGTAATGAGTTTGGTGTTAGTTCTTGCTGGATGTGCTGATGTAACCAATACAGTAAAAGTGGATAAAAAAGGGGAAGCGACCATTTCCTTTGATATCGATATTTCTTCTGTAGCAGGGATTTTCGCCTCAAGTTACTCGGATGAAGTAGAATCCAAACTGAAGGAAGCTGGATTTACAGTAGATAAAAAATCAAATACAAGCTATCATATTGAAAAGAAACTAGATAAAAATGAAACAACGAAAAGCGATATGAAACCGGAAGATTTTGGAGTGAAAATTACTAATAGCAAAAGTTTCTTCACACAAAAAATCAAAGTAGATGCCGATATTGACATCGAAAAGATATGGAAAAAAGAAATGGCGGATGTTCCATTTCCAAAAGAAATTTTAAGCCAAGTTGATTATACATTTATTTTGGATTTACCAATTTCGTCAATTGGAGAGAACAATGCTAAAAGTGTGGATGGCGGGAAGCTCACTTGGGATGTGCCGCTCGACAAAAAATCCGAAATGTATTTTGAAGTCACTGTACCAAACGTAAAAAACATTGCGATTGTTGGTGGGATTCTACTTGTCGCAATCATTGGTCTACTTATTTATCTTATTAAAAGACATCGGAAAAAGAAAAAACAACTATAA
- a CDS encoding MerR family transcriptional regulator — protein sequence MQQTIKEASEHTGLSAHTIRYYEREGLIPFLARDKNNNRIFDNDALHWLELLTCLRVTGMPLAKQKEIVELTKGGDGTVSERIAVLKEHQQDMYRRQAELDRAFKKIEKKLACYEELEQAVNKSVDQFS from the coding sequence GTGCAACAAACAATCAAAGAAGCTTCTGAACACACGGGTTTAAGCGCCCATACGATTCGCTATTATGAACGAGAAGGATTAATCCCTTTTCTAGCACGCGATAAAAATAATAACCGAATTTTTGATAATGATGCCCTTCACTGGCTTGAACTACTCACTTGTTTACGCGTCACCGGAATGCCCCTTGCTAAACAAAAAGAAATTGTTGAACTAACTAAAGGTGGTGACGGTACTGTCTCCGAACGTATCGCTGTACTGAAAGAACATCAACAAGATATGTACCGCCGGCAAGCAGAGCTAGACCGAGCATTTAAAAAAATCGAGAAAAAATTAGCTTGCTACGAAGAGTTAGAACAAGCAGTAAATAAAAGTGTGGACCAGTTTAGCTAA
- a CDS encoding aldo/keto reductase: MNLKDTVKLANGVEMPRLGFGVWKVQDGDEAVNSVKWAIEAGYISIDTAAAYKNEEGVGQAIKESGVKREDLFVTTKLWNAEQGYESTLAAFDESLRKLELDYVDLYLIHWPVKGKFKDTWRAFEKLYKDKRVRAIGVCNFHEHHLKELMEDAEIAPMVNQIELHPQLTQEPLRKFCAENNIVVEAWSPLGNGKLLSNPEIKAIADAHGKSVAQVILRWDLQIGVVTIPKSVHQERIIQNADIFDFELSEEEVAKISGLNKDERTGPDPDNFNF, encoded by the coding sequence TTGAACTTAAAAGATACAGTAAAACTTGCAAATGGTGTAGAAATGCCCCGTTTAGGATTTGGCGTATGGAAAGTGCAAGACGGCGATGAAGCAGTAAATTCTGTTAAATGGGCGATCGAAGCTGGTTACATTAGCATTGATACAGCTGCTGCTTACAAAAATGAAGAAGGCGTTGGTCAAGCGATTAAAGAGTCTGGCGTTAAAAGAGAAGACTTATTCGTAACAACGAAACTTTGGAATGCGGAGCAAGGTTATGAATCCACTTTGGCTGCATTTGATGAAAGCTTACGTAAATTAGAACTTGATTATGTAGACTTATATTTAATTCACTGGCCAGTTAAAGGTAAATTCAAAGACACTTGGCGCGCTTTTGAAAAATTATATAAAGATAAACGCGTTCGCGCAATCGGCGTATGTAACTTCCACGAACATCACCTAAAAGAATTAATGGAAGACGCGGAAATTGCGCCAATGGTAAACCAAATTGAATTACATCCACAATTAACACAAGAACCGTTACGCAAATTCTGTGCTGAAAACAACATTGTAGTAGAAGCTTGGTCTCCACTAGGTAATGGGAAATTACTCTCTAACCCAGAAATCAAAGCGATTGCCGATGCACATGGTAAATCAGTTGCACAAGTTATCTTACGTTGGGATTTACAAATCGGTGTCGTGACTATTCCGAAATCCGTTCACCAAGAACGTATTATCCAAAATGCTGATATTTTCGACTTCGAATTAAGCGAAGAAGAAGTAGCAAAAATCAGCGGATTAAATAAAGACGAAAGAACTGGCCCAGATCCAGACAACTTTAATTTCTAA